DNA sequence from the Prochlorococcus marinus XMU1411 genome:
ATCATTCCATGAATTTATATTTATTACCGATAAGTCTTGATTAATTTTTACTGGCTCAATTAAATTTGAACCTTGAAAGAGGAAATTTATACATTGATCTCCAGGCTTTAAATAATCTAAATATTCTTTATGAATACTAATAAGATCATCTATTAATATTTGAGGCTTAATATGCTTTATTAAATCAATTTTTTCTTTTTTAGTTTCACAGAATATTACTCCTGATATATATGGCGACAAACTAGTTTCCTTAATCCATTTAAAAATTCTCAATAATGATATTTCTCTGATATTAATTTTAGAACTAGAACCCATTCCATAATTAGTTCTATGACTAATTAAATATAATTTATATCCTTTATTAGCTAAAAAAATAAGGCTATTTATTGATCCTTCATAAAACTGAATTCCATGAACCTTAGAGTAAATATCAGATTGTACATTTTGCCAAATATCATCGCCTAATTTCGACTTTATTATCTCCTTTATTTTAAATACTGATTGTTTAGGATCTATATAATTTACAAAAAAATCAGCATCTATATTTTTTATAAAATTTGCAATAGCTAATCTATAATCTACAAGAGTATTATCAATATCAACTATTGCCTTCATCTTATAGATAGTTCTTTTAATCTCTTTACAGTGTAGGCCATCTTACTATCATTTAAAGTGCCTTCTTTAAAAGCTTTTATAATATCATTAATAGCATCATTTACTGTTTTTTCTGGCTTATATCCAAGAGAGAGCAAAAGATCGCTACATTGCCTATATGATCTTGGATCGTTTGATTCCTCAACTTGTATATTACAGCTAGGGATTTGATTCTTAACTCTTTTAGCTATATCCATTATTGAGATATTTTCAAAACCTGCATTAAAGCAACCTGAAGGAATATTATTTGCATTTAAAAGAAAGAATTCATAAATCCCACAAATATCGTCAATATGAATATTAGGTCTAATTTGATTACCACCAAATACTTTAATTAAATTATTTTTCAAAGCAGAATAGGTAAGGATATTTACTGCTACATCTAATCTCATTCTGGGAGAAACTCCACAAACTGTAGCTGGCCTAATACAAAAAATTTTCATATCATTTTGATAACTAAGAAAAACTCTCTCTGCGACCATTTTGGTTTTGTTATATTCTGAAATAGGGCATAAATCAATTTTTTCTGTAACTTTTTCTTTATCACTTATACCGTAAACACTACCAGAACTGGCATAGATAATATTTTCTACTCCTGAATCTAATGCGAAGGAAGCAATTCTTTGACTAGCAAGTACATTAACTTCCCAGCTTAAAATTGGATTCAATTCAACAGCAGGATCATTCGCAATATTAGCCAAATGAATTATTGTACTTACATCCTTAAAATCACTTTTAGATATGTTTCGAATATCCTTTATAACTTTTTCTAAATTTGGATGATTTAATAAATAATCACCAAACCAATTGGTATCTATTGATTTTACTCTATACCCCATAGCTAAAAGTCTATTAACTAATAGAGTTCCTTTATATCCATTACCACCTGTTACTAGAATTTTTTTCATTAAGAAAATGATAAGCTTAGTCAAATAATAACATTATGGTTATTTGGATTTCCTTGATAATTAAATTAAAAAATTTTTGATTTTTATATTTATAAATAATTATGAATTATTTTATTATTAATTTTTTTTAGATTATAGAAGCTTTTAAAGTTATTACTTAAGATGAATTGCCTTTTATAAAGAGTGATATCAGGATTCAAAAAAAAATATAA
Encoded proteins:
- a CDS encoding NAD-dependent epimerase/dehydratase family protein translates to MKKILVTGGNGYKGTLLVNRLLAMGYRVKSIDTNWFGDYLLNHPNLEKVIKDIRNISKSDFKDVSTIIHLANIANDPAVELNPILSWEVNVLASQRIASFALDSGVENIIYASSGSVYGISDKEKVTEKIDLCPISEYNKTKMVAERVFLSYQNDMKIFCIRPATVCGVSPRMRLDVAVNILTYSALKNNLIKVFGGNQIRPNIHIDDICGIYEFFLLNANNIPSGCFNAGFENISIMDIAKRVKNQIPSCNIQVEESNDPRSYRQCSDLLLSLGYKPEKTVNDAINDIIKAFKEGTLNDSKMAYTVKRLKELSIR